The proteins below are encoded in one region of Pongo pygmaeus isolate AG05252 chromosome 20, NHGRI_mPonPyg2-v2.0_pri, whole genome shotgun sequence:
- the LINGO3 gene encoding leucine-rich repeat and immunoglobulin-like domain-containing nogo receptor-interacting protein 3, giving the protein MTCWLCVLSLPLLLLPAAPPAAGGCPARCECTAQNRAVACTRRRLTAVPDGIPAETRLLELSRNRIRCLNPGDLAALPELEELDLSENAIAHVEPGAFANLPRLRVLRLRGNQLKLIPPGVFTRLDNLTLLDLSENKLVILLDYTFQDLHSLRRLEVGDNDLVFISRRAFAGLLALEELTLERCNLTALSGESLGHLRGLGALRLRHLAIAALEDQNFRRLPGLLHLEIDNWPLLEEVAAGSLRGLNLTSLSVTHTNITAVPAAALRHQAHLTCLNLSHNPISTVPRGSFRDLVRLRELHLAGALLAVVEPQAFLGLRQIRLLNLSNNLLSTLEESTFHSVNTLETLRVDGNPLACDCRLLWIVQRRKTLNFDGRLPACATPAEVRGDALRNLPDSVLFEYFVCRKPKIRERRLQRVTATAGEDVRFLCRAEGEPAPTVAWVTPQHRPVTATSAGRARVLPGGTLEIQDARPQDSGTYTCVASNAGGNDTYFATLTVRSEPAANRTPGEAHNETLAALRAPLDLTTILVSTAMGCITFLGVVLFCFVLLFVWSRGRGQHKNNFSVEYSFRKVDGPAAAAGQGGARKFNMKMI; this is encoded by the coding sequence ATGACCTGCTGGCTGTGCGTCCTGAGCCTGCCCCTGCTCCTGCTGCCCGCGGCGCCGCCCGCGGCTGGAGGCTGCCCGGCCCGCTGCGAGTGCACCGCGCAGAACCGCGCCGTGGCCTGCACGCGCCGCCGCCTGACCGCCGTGCCCGACGGCATCCCGGCCGAGACTCGCCTGCTGGAGCTCAGCCGCAACCGCATCCGCTGCCTGAACCCGGGCGACCTGGCCGCGCTGCCCGAGCTGGAGGAGCTGGACCTGAGCGAGAACGCCATCGCGCACGTGGAGCCCGGCGCCTTCGCCAACCTGCCGCGCCTGCGCGTCCTGCGTCTCCGTGGCAACCAGCTGAAGCTCATCCCGCCCGGGGTCTTCACGCGCCTGGACAACCTCACGCTGCTGGACCTGAGCGAGAACAAGCTGGTAATCCTGCTGGACTACACTTTCCAGGACCTGCACAGCCTTCGCCGGCTGGAGGTGGGCGACAACGACCTGGTGTTCATCTCGCGCCGCGCCTTCGCGGGGCTGCTGGCCCTGGAGGAGCTGACCCTGGAGCGCTGCAACCTCACGGCTCTGTCCGGGGAGTCGCTGGGCCATCTGCGCGGCCTGGGCGCCCTGCGGCTGCGCCACCTGGCCATCGCCGCCCTGGAGGACCAGAACTTCCGCAGGCTGCCCGGGCTGCTGCACCTGGAGATTGACAACTGGCCGCTGCTGGAGGAGGTGGCGGCTGGCAGCCTGCGGGGCCTGAACCTGACCTCGCTGTCGGTCACCCACACCAACATCACCGCCGTGCCGGCCGCCGCGCTGCGGCACCAGGCGCACCTCACCTGCCTCAATCTGTCGCACAACCCCATCAGCACGGTGCCACGGGGGTCGTTCCGGGACCTGGTCCGTCTGCGCGAGCTGCACCTGGCCGGGGCCCTGCTGGCTGTGGTGGAGCCGCAGGCCTTCTTGGGCCTGCGCCAGATCCGCCTGCTCAACCTCTCCAACAACCTGCTCTCCACGTTGGAGGAGAGCACCTTCCACTCGGTGAACACGCTAGAGACGCTGCGCGTGGACGGGAACCCGCTGGCCTGCGACTGTCGCCTGCTGTGGATCGTGCAGCGTCGCAAGACCCTCAACTTCGACGGGCGGCTGCCGGCCTGCGCCACCCCGGCCGAGGTGCGCGGCGACGCGCTGCGAAACCTGCCGGACTCCGTGCTGTTCGAGTACTTTGTGTGCCGCAAACCCAAGATCCGGGAGCGGCGGCTGCAGCGCGTCACGGCCACCGCGGGCGAAGACGTCCGCTTCCTCTGCCGCGCCGAGGGCGAACCGGCGCCCACCGTGGCCTGGGTGACCCCCCAGCACCGGCCGGTGACGGCCACCAGCGCGGGCCGGGCGCGCGTGCTCCCCGGGGGGACGCTGGAGATCCAGGACGCGCGGCCGCAGGACAGCGGCACCTACACGTGCGTGGCCAGCAACGCGGGCGGCAACGACACCTACTTCGCCACGCTGACCGTGCGCTCCGAGCCGGCCGCCAACCGGACCCCGGGCGAGGCCCACAACGAGACGCTGGCGGCCCTGCGCGCGCCGCTGGACCTCACCACCATCCTGGTGTCCACCGCCATGGGCTGCATCACCTTCCTGGGCGTGGTCCTCTTCTGCTTCGTGCTGCTGTTCGTGTGGAGCCGCGGCCGCGGGCAGCACAAGAACAACTTCTCGGTGGAGTACTCCTTCCGCAAGGTGGATGGGCCGGCCGCCGCGGCGGGCCAGGGGGGCGCGCGCAAGTTCAACATGAAGATGATCTGA